One genomic window of Glycine max cultivar Williams 82 chromosome 16, Glycine_max_v4.0, whole genome shotgun sequence includes the following:
- the LOC100784831 gene encoding MDIS1-interacting receptor like kinase 2 isoform X2, with protein sequence MVFTFPTLLSMKLQPLSLLLVMYFCAFATSSEIASEANALLKWKASLDNHSQASLSSWIGNNPCNWLGIACDVSSSVSNINLTRVGLRGTLQSLNFSLLPNILILNMSYNSLSGSIPPQIDALSNLNTLDLSTNKLFGSIPNTIGNLSKLQYLNLSANGLSGPIPNEVGNLKSLLTFDIFTNNLSGPIPPSLGNLPHLQSIHIFENQLSGSIPSTLGNLSKLTMLSLSSNKLTGTIPPSIGNLTNAKVICFIGNDLSGEIPIELEKLTGLECLQLADNNFIGQIPQNVCLGGNLKFFTAGNNNFTGQIPESLRKCYSLKRLRLQQNLLSGDITDFFDVLPNLNYIDLSDNSFHGQVSPKWGKFHSLTSLMISNNNLSGVIPPELGGAFNLRVLHLSSNHLTGSIPQELRSMTFLFDLLISNNSLSGNVPIEISSLQELKFLEIGSNDLTGSIPGQLGDLLNLLSMDLSQNKFEGNIPSEIGSLKYLTSLDLSGNSLSGTIPPTLGGIQGLERLNLSHNSLSGGLSSLERMISLTSFDVSYNQFEGPLPNILAIQNTTIDTLRNNKGLCGNVSGLKPCTLLSGKKSHNHMTKKVLISVLPLSLAILMLALFVFGVWYHLRQNSKKKQDQATVLQSPSLLPMWNFGGKMMFENIIEATEYFDDKYLIGVGGQGRVYKALLPTGEVVAVKKLHSVPNGEMLNQKAFTSEIQALTEIRHRNIVKLHGFCSHSQYSFLVCEFLEKGDVKKILKDDEQAIAFDWNKRVDVVEGVANALCYMHHDCSPPIIHRDISSKNILLDSDYVAHVSDFGTAKFLNPNSSNWTSFAGTFGYAAPELAYTMEANEKCDVYSFGILALEILFGEHPGGDVTSSCAATSTLDHMALMDRLDQRLPHPTSPTVVELISIVKIAVSCLTESPRFRPTMEHVAKELAMSSRLSSMPQTHALMKD encoded by the exons ATGGTGTTCACATTTCCAACTCTTCTGTCCATGAAGCTCCAACCACTTTCGCTGCTTCTTGTGATGTACTTCTGTGCATTTGCTACTTCTTCTGAGATTGCTTCAGAAGCAAATGCTTTGTTGAAATGGAAAGCCAGCCTTGACAACCACAGTCAAGCTTCTCTCTCTTCATGGATTGGCAATAATCCTTGCAATTGGCTTGGAATTGCATGCGATGTGTCCAGTTCTGTTTCCAACATAAATCTCACACGTGTTGGATTAAGAGGTACGCTTCAAAGTCTTAACTTCTCATTACTTCCAAACATCCTCATTCTGAATATGAGTTACAACTCCCTGTCTGGAAGTATTCCTCCTCAAATTGATGCCTTGTCCAATCTCAACACTCTTGATTTGTCCACTAATAAACTCTTTGGTAGCATTCCCAATACCATTGGTAATTTGTCCAAACTACAATATCTTAATCTTAGTGCCAATGGTCTCTCTGGTCCTATTCCTAATGAAGTGGGAAATCTCAAGTCACTTCTCACATTCGATATATTTACCAACAACCTCTCTGGACCAATTCCACCTTCCTTGGGTAACTTACCCCATTTGCAATCCATTCACATTTTTGAAAATCAACTCTCTGGATCCATTCCTTCCACTCTAGGAAATTTGTCCAAGCTCACTATGTTATCTTTATCATCAAATAAACTCACCGGGACCATTCCTCCCTCTATTGGGAATTTAACAAATGCCAAAGTGATATGTTTTATTGGAAATGATCTTAGTGGTGAGATTCCAATAGAATTGGAGAAGCTTACTGGCTTGGAATGTTTGCAGCTAGCTGATAACAATTTTATAGGCCAAATACCTCAGAATGTTTGTCTTGGTGGAAACTTGAAATTCTTCACTGCTGGTAATAACAATTTCACTGGCCAAATTCCAGAGAGTTTGAGGAAGTGCTACAGCCTTAAAAGACTCAGGCTTCAGCAAAATCTTCTATCTGGGGATATAACAGATTTTTTTGATGTACTTCCAAACTTGAACTACATCGATTTGAGTGATAATAGTTTTCATGGTCAAGTTTCACCTAAGTGGGGAAAGTTCCATAGCCTCACAAGCCTCATGATCTCCAACAATAATTTGTCAGGTGTTATCCCACCAGAACTAGGTGGAGCGTTCAACTTACGCGTACTTCACCTATCCTCAAACCATCTTACAGGATCCATTCCTCAAGAACTACGTAGCATGACCTTCTTGTTTGATCTCTTGATCAGCAACAATAGTCTTTCAGGAAATGTTCCCATAGAAATATCATCATTGCAGGAACTTAAGTTTTTGGAGATTGGGTCAAATGATTTGACTGGCTCAATCCCAGGACAACTTGGAGATTTGCTCAATTTATTGTCCATGGATCTGAGCCAGAACAAATTTGAGGGAAATATTCCTTCAGAGATTGGCAGTTTGAAATATCTTACAAGTCTTGATCTGAGTGGAAATTCGTTGAGTGGAACAATACCACCAACGCTTGGAGGAATACAAGGCTTAGAAAGATTGAATCTCTCACACAATAGTCTTTCAGGTGGTCTCTCTAGCTTGGAACGTATGATAAGTTTGACATCTTTTGATGTATCATACAACCAGTTTGAGGGTCCACTTCCTAACATTCTAGCCATCCAAAATACTACAATTGATACATTGAGAAATAATAAAGGCTTGTGTGGCAATGTCAGTGGCTTGAAGCCTTGCACATTATTAAGTGGGAAGAAATCTCACAATCATATGACTAAGAAAGTCTTGATATCAGTTTTACCCCTTAGTTTGGCCATTCTGATGCTTGCATTATTTGTTTTCGGAGTCTGGTATCATTTACgccaaaattcaaagaaaaaacaagacCAGGCTACAGTTTTACAATCTCCAAGCTTATTACCAATGTGGAATTTTGGTGGCAAAATGatgtttgagaatattattgaAGCCACAGAATATTTTGACGACAAATATCTCATTGGGGTTGGAGGGCAAGGACGTGTTTACAAAGCCTTATTGCCTACTGGTGAAGTCGTTGCTGTGAAGAAACTCCACTCAGTTCCAAATGGAGAAATGCTCAATCAGAAAGCTTTCACGAGTGAGATCCAAGCTTTGACAGAAATCCGACACCGTAACATTGTAAAGTTACATGGGTTTTGTTCACATTCACAATACTCATTTTTGGTGTGTGAATTCCTGGAGAAGGGCGATGTCAAgaagattttgaaagatgatGAACAAGCAATTGCGTTTGATTGGAATAAAAGGGTGGATGTTGTTGAAGGTGTAGCAAATGCTTTATGCTATATGCACCATGATTGCTCACCTCCGATCATTCATCGCGATATATCAAGCAAGAATATTCTTTTGGATTCCGATTATGTAGCTCATGTGTCGGACTTTGGAACAGCTAAGTTTCTTAATCCAAATTCATCCAATTGGACCTCATTTGCTGGAACCTTTGGTTACGCTGCACCAG AACTTGCATACACAATGGAAGCAAACGAGAAATGTGATGTGTATAGTTTTGGGATCTTGGCACTGGAAATATTGTTTGGAGAGCACCCTGGTGGTGATGTTACATCTTCTTGTGCTGCGACCTCAACACTTGATCATATGGCATTGATGGATAGGTTGGACCAACGTCTTCCTCATCCAACAAGCCCTACTGTTGTTGAGCTGATATCAATTGTGAAGATAGCAGTTTCCTGTTTGACCGAAAGTCCACGATTTCGCCCTACCATGGAGCATGTTGCCAAGGAGCTTGCTATGTCGTCCAGGTTGTCTTCAATGCCCCAAACACACGCACTTATGAAAGACTGA